A window of Tautonia plasticadhaerens contains these coding sequences:
- a CDS encoding CAP domain-containing protein, which translates to MSRTTTRRMPRLEALEARKLLSGDVTGEQQLVLELINEALVAPEAAADRVEQGLSRGALNAIGEDGDTVTQVVAEIAEAAPKAPVAWDPELARAAEVHTEYQIDLGRQTHDGPSGLKTATQRAIAAGYDEPEAVAENIIFGVDSPEQAMTAFLADYGPTNAHDPHRENIQQPDKAEDEGHQDVGVAVLPVEVPVKPANPFGGAGESETRLVVTQVFGRKKDEAAPRLLGVVYDDADADRFYDVGEGVSGASVTITEKGTGTATEVSTWSSGGYQAEVAPGDYRIEVRVGDRLLSRKEARVGGENTKVDFLVGDAPKSSAQVATPSPTKTSTPTKATSSPAKTSTPTPRTAPAPKPTPVVAERPSVTPASGPSTPRPTATSTPAPKPASSPSPSKPKPATDSPAAPPTRPTASIDPTPAPSRPIPAPSTTPIEAPAPRSGSPVESSRAIDRLRNLAARAAASEASGAISMLRSSLSSGNVRSWKVAD; encoded by the coding sequence ATGTCCCGGACCACGACGCGACGGATGCCCCGGCTGGAGGCCCTGGAAGCCCGCAAGCTCCTCTCCGGCGACGTGACCGGCGAGCAGCAGCTGGTGCTGGAGCTGATCAACGAGGCGCTGGTGGCCCCCGAGGCCGCCGCCGATCGCGTCGAGCAGGGCCTCAGCCGGGGGGCCCTCAACGCCATCGGCGAGGACGGCGACACCGTCACCCAGGTCGTCGCCGAGATCGCCGAGGCCGCCCCCAAGGCCCCCGTCGCCTGGGACCCCGAGCTGGCCAGGGCCGCCGAGGTGCACACCGAGTACCAGATCGACCTCGGCCGCCAGACCCACGACGGCCCCTCCGGCCTGAAGACCGCCACCCAGCGGGCCATCGCCGCCGGCTACGACGAGCCCGAGGCCGTCGCCGAGAACATCATCTTCGGCGTCGACTCCCCCGAGCAGGCCATGACCGCCTTCCTCGCCGACTACGGCCCCACCAACGCCCACGACCCCCACCGCGAGAACATCCAGCAGCCCGACAAGGCCGAGGACGAGGGCCACCAGGACGTCGGCGTCGCCGTCCTGCCCGTCGAGGTCCCCGTCAAGCCCGCCAACCCCTTCGGCGGCGCCGGCGAGTCCGAGACCAGGCTCGTCGTCACCCAGGTCTTCGGCCGCAAGAAGGACGAGGCCGCCCCCAGGCTCCTCGGCGTGGTCTACGACGACGCCGACGCCGACCGCTTCTACGACGTCGGCGAGGGGGTCTCCGGCGCCTCGGTGACGATCACCGAGAAGGGCACCGGCACCGCGACCGAGGTGAGCACCTGGTCCTCCGGCGGCTACCAGGCCGAGGTCGCCCCCGGCGACTACCGGATCGAGGTCCGCGTCGGCGACCGCCTCCTCAGCCGCAAGGAGGCCCGGGTCGGCGGCGAGAATACCAAGGTCGACTTCCTCGTCGGCGACGCCCCGAAGTCCTCCGCCCAGGTCGCCACCCCCTCCCCGACGAAGACCTCCACCCCGACGAAGGCCACCTCCTCCCCGGCGAAGACCTCCACCCCGACGCCCCGGACCGCCCCCGCCCCGAAGCCGACCCCGGTCGTCGCCGAGCGGCCCTCCGTCACGCCGGCCTCGGGCCCCTCGACCCCCCGCCCGACCGCGACGAGCACTCCGGCCCCGAAGCCGGCCTCCTCGCCGAGCCCTTCGAAGCCGAAGCCCGCCACGGATTCCCCCGCCGCCCCCCCGACGCGGCCGACCGCCTCGATCGACCCCACGCCCGCCCCCTCCAGGCCGATCCCCGCCCCCTCGACCACCCCGATTGAGGCCCCGGCTCCCCGCTCGGGGAGCCCGGTCGAGTCCTCCCGGGCGATCGACCGACTGCGGAACCTCGCGGCCCGGGCCGCGGCCTCGGAGGCGTCCGGCGCGATCTCGATGCTCCGCTCCAGCCTCTCCTCGGGCAACGTCCGCTCCTGGAAGGTCGCCGACTGA
- a CDS encoding DUF167 domain-containing protein → MIELTDHPEGTVVAVVARPGSRRPGVLGERDGALLLAVSAPPDKGKANAALAALLAETLGCKASAVRLIGGPASRRKRFLVEGRSAEAIRDRLRGVLSGGG, encoded by the coding sequence GTGATCGAGCTGACCGACCACCCGGAGGGGACCGTGGTCGCCGTCGTCGCCCGGCCGGGGTCGAGGCGTCCCGGGGTGCTCGGGGAGCGGGACGGGGCCCTGCTCCTGGCCGTCTCGGCCCCCCCCGACAAGGGGAAGGCCAACGCCGCCCTTGCCGCGTTGCTGGCCGAGACGCTCGGCTGCAAGGCGTCGGCCGTGCGGCTGATCGGCGGCCCGGCGAGCCGGCGGAAGCGGTTCCTGGTCGAGGGGCGCTCGGCGGAAGCGATCCGGGATCGGCTCCGGGGGGTGCTGTCCGGGGGGGGATGA
- a CDS encoding ABC-F family ATP-binding cassette domain-containing protein, translated as MILASATGLGRQYTGDPIFTDLAFEIRAGERIGLVGPNGAGKTTLMRLLAGIDEPDMGRLTIRPGVRVSLLRQQPDFEPGQTLFEVARSGLASLLELQDELEEAAREMAEAEDDDDRDRASRRYADLQDRLEHQDAYAIEHRVEEVVTGLGFKPGEFHRPSGTFSGGQQSRLMLARLLLESPDLMLLDEPTNHLDVATVTWLEGYLSRQPTGMVIVSHDRYFLDATVTKIWELFQGHVASYPGNYSQYWKLREERAKVLERKAEKQQEQAAHLQKFIDKFSAGTRATQAKDKAKKLEKLMSEDIELMRDISGPPMGFEEVRRSGDIVVEAKDLSKSYDTPLFTRLNLQVQRGQCVGIMGPNGAGKSTLIKTLIGRVKPDEGEVKLGHKVTVGYYDQGLESLPADTPVLKAVWPDDDPSWLMQDVRDLLGKFGLSGDLALQTVGKLSGGEKGKAALARLAATGANLLVMDEPTNHLDIWSCDALERSVREFEGTVLVVSHDRYFLNQVADRLIVVDGGRARVVEGDYEVYRRMVDQESASKERAKGGRDGGAVADGSPPPKPAADGKAKKKKKYPFRKAGEIEREIAQVEAEMGELEHALGLSETWKDADLARRSQERYDELAGAIKALYEHWEEALEYNA; from the coding sequence ATGATCCTCGCCTCCGCCACCGGCCTCGGCCGACAGTACACCGGGGACCCGATCTTCACCGACCTCGCGTTCGAGATCCGGGCCGGGGAGCGCATCGGCCTCGTCGGGCCCAACGGCGCGGGCAAGACGACGCTGATGCGGCTGCTCGCCGGGATCGACGAGCCGGACATGGGCCGCCTGACGATCCGGCCGGGGGTGCGGGTCAGCCTCCTGCGGCAGCAGCCGGACTTCGAGCCGGGCCAGACGTTGTTCGAGGTCGCCCGGTCGGGGCTGGCCTCCCTGCTGGAATTGCAGGACGAGCTGGAGGAGGCCGCCCGGGAGATGGCCGAGGCGGAGGACGACGACGACCGGGACCGGGCCTCCCGGCGGTACGCCGACCTCCAGGACCGGCTCGAACACCAGGACGCCTACGCGATCGAGCACCGGGTCGAGGAGGTGGTGACGGGGCTCGGCTTCAAGCCGGGCGAGTTCCACCGTCCGTCGGGGACGTTCTCGGGCGGGCAGCAGTCCCGACTGATGCTGGCCCGGCTCCTGCTGGAGAGCCCGGACCTGATGCTGCTGGACGAGCCGACGAACCACCTGGACGTGGCGACCGTCACCTGGCTGGAGGGATACCTCTCCCGGCAGCCGACGGGCATGGTGATCGTCAGCCACGACCGCTATTTCCTGGACGCGACCGTCACCAAGATCTGGGAGCTGTTCCAGGGGCACGTCGCCTCCTACCCCGGCAATTATTCCCAGTACTGGAAGCTGAGGGAGGAGCGGGCGAAGGTTTTGGAGCGGAAGGCCGAGAAGCAGCAGGAGCAGGCGGCGCACCTGCAGAAGTTCATCGACAAGTTCTCGGCCGGCACCCGGGCCACCCAGGCCAAGGACAAGGCGAAGAAGCTGGAGAAGCTGATGTCCGAGGACATCGAGCTGATGCGGGACATCTCCGGCCCGCCGATGGGATTCGAGGAGGTCCGGCGCTCGGGGGACATCGTCGTCGAGGCGAAGGACCTGTCGAAGTCGTACGACACGCCGCTGTTCACCCGCCTGAACCTCCAGGTCCAGCGCGGGCAGTGCGTCGGCATCATGGGGCCGAACGGGGCGGGGAAGTCGACCCTGATCAAGACCCTGATCGGCCGGGTGAAGCCGGACGAGGGGGAGGTGAAGCTCGGCCACAAGGTGACGGTCGGCTACTACGACCAGGGGCTCGAGTCGCTCCCGGCCGACACCCCGGTTCTCAAGGCGGTCTGGCCCGACGACGACCCCTCGTGGCTGATGCAGGACGTCCGGGACCTGCTCGGCAAGTTCGGCCTCTCGGGGGACCTGGCCCTGCAGACCGTCGGCAAGCTCTCCGGCGGCGAGAAGGGGAAGGCGGCGCTGGCCCGGCTGGCGGCGACGGGGGCGAACCTGCTGGTGATGGACGAGCCGACCAACCACCTGGACATCTGGTCGTGCGACGCGCTGGAGCGGTCTGTCCGGGAGTTCGAGGGGACGGTGCTGGTCGTCAGCCACGACCGCTACTTCCTCAACCAGGTGGCCGACCGCCTGATCGTGGTCGACGGGGGCCGGGCCCGGGTGGTCGAGGGGGACTACGAGGTCTACCGCCGGATGGTCGACCAGGAGTCCGCCTCGAAGGAGCGGGCGAAGGGGGGCCGGGACGGCGGGGCGGTCGCCGACGGGTCGCCGCCCCCGAAGCCCGCCGCCGATGGCAAGGCGAAGAAGAAGAAGAAATACCCCTTCCGCAAGGCGGGGGAGATCGAGCGGGAGATCGCCCAGGTCGAGGCCGAGATGGGGGAGCTGGAGCACGCCCTCGGCCTGTCGGAGACGTGGAAGGACGCCGACCTCGCCCGCCGCTCCCAGGAGCGATACGACGAGCTGGCCGGGGCGATCAAGGCCCTCTACGAGCACTGGGAAGAGGCCCTGGAATACAATGCCTGA
- a CDS encoding metallophosphoesterase, whose protein sequence is MPDPNRVLALVRRAAMLSRGTPGRRGGVVAIPEAEGLEDVLVVGDLHGNLPAFRRVLAVADLKNRPGRHLVLQELVHGDVFYPDEGGDRSHQLVDLVAALKCEYPDRVHLILGNHELSELTGRPIAKNGVALNALFRRGIETAYGDRAGEVVDAYHEFFRALPLAVRCPNGVFLCHTLPDGSKLDGLDLGPLRTGVWTEESVRRGGAVYAMTWGRDDRPETAERFAGMVGAECFITGHQPCDEGFRVANDRLLIIDGTGPYPACCLFPATEPVTIPILRDAVRILDLPLG, encoded by the coding sequence ATGCCTGACCCGAACCGGGTGCTTGCCCTGGTCCGACGCGCGGCGATGCTCTCCCGGGGCACGCCCGGCCGACGGGGGGGGGTCGTGGCGATCCCCGAGGCGGAGGGGCTGGAGGACGTGCTCGTCGTCGGCGACCTGCACGGCAACCTGCCCGCCTTCCGCCGGGTGCTGGCGGTCGCGGACCTGAAGAATCGGCCGGGGCGACACCTGGTCCTCCAGGAGCTGGTGCACGGCGACGTCTTCTACCCGGACGAGGGCGGGGACCGCTCCCACCAGCTGGTCGACCTGGTGGCGGCCCTGAAGTGCGAGTACCCGGATCGGGTCCACCTGATCCTGGGGAACCACGAGCTGTCGGAGCTGACCGGCCGGCCGATCGCCAAGAACGGCGTGGCGCTGAACGCCCTGTTCCGCCGGGGGATCGAGACGGCCTACGGCGACCGGGCCGGGGAGGTGGTGGACGCCTATCACGAGTTCTTCCGCGCGCTGCCGCTGGCGGTGCGGTGCCCCAACGGCGTGTTCCTCTGCCACACCCTGCCGGACGGCTCGAAGCTGGACGGGCTGGACCTGGGGCCGCTCCGCACGGGGGTCTGGACCGAGGAGTCGGTGCGTCGGGGGGGGGCGGTCTACGCGATGACCTGGGGCCGGGACGACCGCCCGGAGACGGCCGAGCGGTTCGCCGGGATGGTGGGGGCCGAGTGCTTCATCACCGGGCACCAGCCCTGCGACGAGGGCTTCCGGGTGGCCAACGACCGCCTGCTGATCATCGACGGCACCGGCCCCTATCCGGCCTGCTGCCTCTTCCCGGCGACCGAGCCGGTGACGATCCCCATCCTCCGGGACGCCGTCCGGATCCTCGACCTGCCGCTCGGCTGA
- a CDS encoding YggS family pyridoxal phosphate-dependent enzyme, producing MDDRIRGNLEGVRARIAEAARRSGRGPDAVRLVAVTKTNPPDRIVPLVEAGQLDLGENFPQELWRKVEALSARPEGIRWHLIGHLQSNKAKRTAPMVRLVHGVDSLKLLRLLDELAADLPGPPGICLQANCSGEGSKHGWSPGAMLDDAEAIASCRSIPIVGLMTMAGYGTTDEEARPTFAALRELRDRMRDRTGLELPELSMGMSGDFGAAIEEGATLVRVGSALFEGLDPP from the coding sequence ATGGACGACCGCATCCGAGGCAACCTGGAGGGGGTCCGAGCCCGGATCGCCGAGGCCGCCCGACGCTCGGGGCGGGGTCCGGACGCCGTGCGCCTGGTCGCCGTCACGAAGACGAACCCGCCGGATCGGATCGTCCCCCTGGTCGAGGCCGGCCAGCTCGACCTGGGGGAGAATTTCCCCCAGGAACTCTGGAGGAAGGTCGAGGCGCTCTCGGCCCGCCCGGAGGGGATCCGGTGGCACCTGATCGGCCACCTCCAGTCGAACAAGGCGAAGCGGACGGCGCCGATGGTCCGGCTCGTCCACGGCGTCGACTCGCTCAAGCTGCTCCGGCTGCTCGACGAACTGGCCGCCGACCTGCCCGGGCCGCCGGGGATCTGCCTCCAGGCGAATTGCTCGGGGGAGGGGTCGAAGCACGGCTGGTCCCCCGGGGCGATGCTCGACGACGCCGAGGCGATCGCCTCCTGCCGCTCGATCCCCATCGTCGGCCTGATGACCATGGCCGGCTACGGCACGACCGACGAAGAGGCCCGGCCGACCTTCGCCGCCCTCCGCGAGTTACGCGACCGGATGCGGGATCGGACCGGCCTGGAGCTTCCCGAGCTGTCGATGGGGATGTCCGGCGACTTCGGGGCGGCGATCGAGGAGGGGGCGACGCTGGTCCGGGTCGGCTCGGCGCTGTTCGAGGGGCTGGACCCGCCGTGA
- a CDS encoding excinuclease ABC subunit UvrC: MSDPSPSSPPPPSPSADATPDPPAGGTAPEAPSAIRARVRALPRSPGVYLFKDAQGRVVYVGKAKNLRARVGSYFLKAAEADARIRDWIGEVVDIDHLDADSEVDALLMEARLIKDIQPRHNADLKDDKSFPYLQITTGEDFPRVNFTREPKDRGVKLYGPFPRAKGLRGAIQVLQRIFKFRTCSLDIDADDPRWRWFRPCLLHSINQCTAPCNLRIDRDAYRQDIRRLRLFLDGKKDVVLREMEEEMKEASKALQFEKAARLRDELKALQNLNLRGNLEEHAQPEVFYQDPKKGLRGLQKVLNLPKTPRTIHGVDIAHLGGTETVGSLVTFIDGLPFKPGYRRYRIKSVTGVDDYASIREVVSRRIQGLQERDEPFPDIFLIDGGKGQLNAALDAFKALGVEVPTLISLAKQEEEIYVPGKPDPIVLSRRSFALRLLQYVRDESHRFAQHYHHMLRTKRTLGDDS; the protein is encoded by the coding sequence ATGTCCGACCCCTCGCCTTCGTCCCCGCCCCCGCCCTCCCCCTCGGCCGACGCCACCCCCGACCCCCCGGCGGGGGGCACGGCCCCCGAGGCCCCCTCGGCGATCAGGGCCAGGGTCCGGGCCCTGCCGAGGTCGCCGGGGGTTTATCTGTTCAAGGATGCCCAGGGTCGGGTCGTCTACGTCGGCAAGGCGAAGAACCTCCGCGCCCGGGTCGGCTCGTACTTCCTCAAGGCGGCCGAGGCGGACGCCCGGATCCGCGACTGGATCGGCGAGGTGGTGGACATCGACCACCTCGACGCCGACAGCGAGGTCGACGCGCTGTTGATGGAAGCCCGGCTCATCAAGGACATCCAGCCGAGGCACAACGCGGATCTGAAGGACGACAAGTCCTTCCCCTACCTCCAGATCACCACCGGAGAGGACTTCCCCCGGGTCAACTTCACCCGGGAGCCGAAGGACCGGGGGGTGAAGCTCTACGGGCCCTTCCCCCGGGCCAAGGGGCTGCGGGGGGCGATCCAGGTGTTGCAACGCATCTTCAAGTTCCGGACCTGCTCGCTCGACATCGACGCCGACGACCCCCGGTGGCGCTGGTTCCGCCCCTGCCTGCTGCACTCGATCAACCAGTGCACCGCCCCCTGCAACCTCCGGATCGACCGGGACGCCTACCGGCAGGACATCCGACGCCTCCGCCTCTTCCTCGACGGCAAGAAGGACGTCGTCCTCCGGGAGATGGAGGAGGAGATGAAGGAGGCGAGCAAGGCGCTCCAGTTCGAGAAGGCGGCCCGCCTGCGGGACGAACTCAAGGCGCTGCAGAACCTGAATTTGAGGGGCAACCTCGAAGAACACGCCCAGCCCGAGGTCTTCTACCAGGACCCGAAGAAGGGGCTCCGGGGCTTGCAGAAGGTCCTGAACCTGCCGAAGACGCCCCGGACGATCCACGGGGTGGACATCGCCCACCTCGGCGGCACCGAGACGGTCGGCTCGCTCGTCACCTTCATCGACGGCCTCCCCTTCAAGCCGGGATACCGCCGCTACCGGATCAAGAGCGTGACCGGAGTGGACGACTACGCCTCGATCCGGGAGGTCGTCTCCCGGCGCATCCAGGGGCTCCAGGAGCGCGACGAGCCGTTCCCGGACATCTTCCTGATCGACGGCGGCAAGGGGCAGCTCAACGCGGCCCTCGACGCCTTCAAGGCGCTGGGCGTGGAGGTCCCGACCCTGATCTCCCTGGCCAAGCAGGAGGAGGAGATCTACGTCCCCGGCAAGCCCGACCCGATCGTCCTGTCCCGGCGTTCCTTCGCCCTGAGGCTGTTGCAGTACGTCCGGGACGAGTCGCACCGGTTCGCGCAGCATTATCACCACATGCTGCGGACGAAGCGGACCCTGGGGGACGACTCCTGA
- a CDS encoding phospho-sugar mutase codes for MATASAPDDSLAKVAQAARDGSLSEASAGNIRRWLVEPPFAPYRDRLVADVDAGRWRELDDAFFAVLEFGTGGRRGRMYPVGTNVLNERTIAESARGLADYVTSRKGADASRSCVIARDARRNSKEFAETCARVLAAAGFTVYLFGEMRSTPLLSFAVRHLGCDAGIMITASHNPPSDNGFKCYSGTGGQVIPPDDAGIIACVGAASGREIPMAPLDRAVADGAVVMVGPEVDDAFIAAVVSQSVSDARDASVVYTPMHGVGETACAAALRAAGFSRVNVLASQRDPDPDFTNVPGHVANPEVPRTLGPAIEEARRTWADLVIASDPDADRIGVGLPADGDPSGAWVTLSGNQIGALLAAFVIEEVKRAGDLRPSHYLVTTLVSTPMGRALADRAGIGCEDDLLVGFKWIGRRIDQAGPSDFLFGFEESHGYLRGTHVRDKDAAVAALLFAELVATLKARGQTALGYLDRLYRDLGHYGESLINKVYEGRTGLEKITSLMAALREDPPREVGGLAVTRVDDYGRHESRRPGSDAPPTPLPEPSGDLLIFHLDAPGTRFAARPSGTEPKIKFYLFARTDTAGLGEGESLESSKAETTRRLERMAEDIHKYIAAKVPEGGD; via the coding sequence ATGGCAACGGCATCGGCTCCGGACGACTCCCTGGCGAAGGTCGCGCAGGCGGCCCGGGACGGCTCGCTCTCCGAGGCCTCGGCGGGCAACATCCGGCGATGGCTGGTCGAGCCCCCCTTTGCCCCGTACCGCGACCGGCTGGTCGCCGACGTCGACGCGGGGCGCTGGCGGGAGCTGGACGACGCCTTCTTCGCCGTCCTGGAGTTCGGCACCGGCGGCCGACGCGGGCGGATGTACCCGGTCGGCACCAACGTGCTGAACGAGCGGACGATCGCCGAGAGCGCCCGGGGGCTGGCCGACTACGTCACCTCGCGCAAGGGGGCCGACGCGTCGCGGTCCTGCGTGATCGCCCGGGACGCCCGGCGCAACTCCAAGGAGTTCGCCGAGACCTGCGCCCGGGTGCTGGCGGCGGCGGGGTTCACGGTCTACCTGTTCGGGGAGATGCGCTCCACCCCCCTGCTCTCCTTCGCGGTCCGGCACCTGGGCTGCGACGCCGGGATCATGATCACGGCCTCGCACAACCCGCCCTCGGACAACGGCTTCAAGTGCTATTCCGGCACCGGCGGCCAGGTGATCCCGCCGGACGACGCGGGGATCATCGCCTGCGTCGGGGCCGCCTCCGGGCGGGAGATCCCGATGGCCCCGCTCGACCGGGCGGTCGCCGACGGCGCGGTCGTGATGGTCGGCCCCGAGGTGGACGACGCCTTCATCGCGGCCGTCGTCTCGCAGTCGGTCTCCGACGCCCGGGACGCCTCGGTCGTCTACACGCCGATGCACGGCGTCGGCGAGACGGCCTGCGCGGCGGCCCTGAGGGCGGCCGGGTTCTCCCGGGTCAACGTGCTGGCCTCCCAGCGCGACCCGGACCCCGACTTCACCAACGTCCCCGGCCACGTGGCCAACCCGGAGGTCCCCCGGACGCTGGGGCCGGCGATCGAGGAGGCCCGGCGGACGTGGGCGGACCTCGTGATCGCCAGCGACCCGGACGCCGACCGGATCGGCGTCGGCCTGCCGGCCGACGGCGACCCGTCCGGCGCCTGGGTGACGCTCTCCGGCAACCAGATCGGCGCCCTGCTGGCCGCCTTCGTCATCGAGGAAGTGAAGCGGGCGGGCGACCTGAGGCCGTCGCACTACCTCGTCACCACGCTGGTGAGCACGCCGATGGGCCGGGCGCTGGCCGACCGGGCGGGGATCGGCTGCGAGGACGACCTGCTCGTCGGCTTCAAGTGGATCGGCCGGCGGATCGACCAGGCCGGGCCGTCGGACTTCCTCTTCGGCTTCGAGGAGTCGCACGGCTACCTGCGGGGGACCCACGTCCGGGACAAGGACGCGGCCGTCGCGGCCCTGCTATTCGCGGAGCTGGTGGCGACCCTGAAGGCCCGGGGCCAGACGGCCCTGGGGTACCTCGACCGCCTCTACCGGGACCTCGGACACTACGGCGAGTCGCTCATCAACAAGGTGTACGAGGGCCGCACCGGGCTGGAGAAGATCACGTCCCTGATGGCCGCCCTGCGGGAGGATCCGCCCCGGGAGGTCGGCGGCCTGGCCGTCACCCGGGTCGACGACTACGGCCGGCACGAGTCGCGCAGGCCCGGCTCGGACGCGCCGCCGACCCCCCTGCCGGAGCCGTCGGGGGATCTGCTTATCTTCCACCTCGACGCGCCGGGCACGCGGTTTGCCGCCCGGCCCTCCGGCACCGAGCCCAAGATCAAGTTCTACCTGTTCGCCCGCACCGACACCGCCGGCCTGGGGGAGGGCGAGTCGCTCGAATCGTCCAAGGCCGAGACGACGAGGCGGCTGGAGCGGATGGCCGAGGACATCCACAAGTACATCGCGGCGAAGGTCCCCGAGGGGGGGGACTGA
- the aroA gene encoding 3-phosphoshikimate 1-carboxyvinyltransferase, giving the protein MPEYPAELTVSPLPHPPETRIRVPGSKSLTNRALVVAGLARGRSTLTGALDSDDTRVMAEGLRAIGLAVEHDREAATVVVEGCGRHFPAREAELFVGNSGTTLRFLTAMVSVGRGTFRLDGVPRMRERPVADLLLALNRLGADARSELGTGCPPVVVQADGLDGGFAEVRGDVSSQFLSGLLMALPCAKGPTTVEVQGTLVSKPYIAMTLDVMAAFGRRISNRDFKRFNVEPAPYTARTYAIEPDASAASYFFAAAAIAGGSVTVEGLGTGSIQGDVGFVDLLEHMGCAVDRSKSSITVTGGAPLVGIDVDMNAISDTVMTLAAVALFAHGPTRIRNVAHIRHKETDRIAALAAELRKLGAGVDEHPDGLVIFPPDSIAPARIATYDDHRMAMSFATVGLKAEGVTIEDPGCVAKTYPGFWEDLGKLRR; this is encoded by the coding sequence ATGCCCGAGTACCCCGCCGAGCTGACCGTCTCCCCCCTGCCCCACCCGCCGGAGACCCGGATCCGGGTGCCGGGATCCAAGAGCTTGACCAACCGGGCGCTGGTGGTCGCCGGGCTGGCCCGGGGCCGGAGCACGCTGACGGGGGCGCTGGATAGCGACGACACCAGGGTGATGGCCGAGGGGCTGAGGGCGATCGGCCTGGCGGTCGAGCACGACCGGGAGGCGGCGACGGTGGTCGTCGAGGGCTGCGGACGGCACTTCCCCGCCCGGGAGGCCGAGCTGTTCGTCGGCAACTCGGGCACGACCCTGCGGTTCTTGACGGCGATGGTGAGCGTCGGCCGGGGGACCTTCCGGCTCGACGGCGTCCCCCGGATGCGGGAGCGGCCGGTGGCCGACCTCCTGCTGGCGCTCAACCGCCTGGGGGCCGACGCCCGGAGCGAGCTGGGGACGGGGTGCCCGCCGGTCGTGGTCCAGGCCGACGGGCTCGACGGCGGCTTCGCCGAGGTCCGGGGGGACGTGTCGAGCCAGTTCCTCAGCGGCCTGCTCATGGCCCTGCCCTGCGCCAAGGGGCCGACCACGGTGGAGGTGCAGGGGACGCTCGTCTCGAAGCCGTACATCGCCATGACGCTGGACGTGATGGCCGCCTTCGGCCGGAGGATCAGCAACCGGGACTTCAAGCGGTTCAACGTCGAGCCGGCGCCGTACACCGCGAGGACCTACGCGATCGAGCCCGACGCCTCGGCCGCCAGCTACTTCTTCGCGGCGGCGGCGATCGCGGGCGGGTCGGTCACGGTCGAGGGGCTGGGGACGGGGTCGATCCAGGGGGACGTGGGGTTCGTCGACCTGCTAGAGCACATGGGCTGCGCCGTCGACCGGTCGAAGTCGTCGATCACCGTGACCGGCGGGGCTCCCCTGGTGGGGATCGACGTGGACATGAACGCGATCAGCGACACGGTGATGACGCTGGCCGCGGTGGCCCTGTTCGCCCACGGGCCGACCCGGATCCGCAACGTCGCCCACATCCGCCACAAGGAGACCGACCGGATCGCCGCGCTGGCGGCCGAGCTGCGCAAGCTCGGCGCCGGGGTCGACGAGCACCCCGACGGCCTGGTCATCTTCCCGCCCGACTCGATCGCCCCCGCCCGGATCGCCACCTACGACGACCACCGGATGGCGATGTCCTTCGCCACGGTCGGCCTGAAGGCCGAGGGGGTGACGATCGAGGATCCCGGGTGCGTCGCCAAGACCTACCCGGGATTCTGGGAGGACCTGGGGAAGTTGAGACGGTAG
- a CDS encoding DUF4058 family protein has protein sequence MPSPFPGMNPFLEQDDAWHDFHERFLPAVAEELGKQLVPNYIVKIDEHVYVHDLAGEPRRFAGRADVAVGPTPGREGTRAGGGVIEAPATLEMPEVDTERLAFVEVRDRRNRELIAVVELLSPSNKRAGRDREQYLAKRGQLLAGDVHYVEIDLIRGGQPMPPGDRPDCSYSVLVSRAERRSRADFWPIGLRDPLPVIPVPVRHPDPDARLDLQQILHRIYDAAGYHYYIYDGRPEPPLAPEDAAWAASLVPSPGPTPNPNPTDPPDLP, from the coding sequence ATGCCCTCCCCCTTCCCCGGCATGAACCCGTTCCTGGAGCAGGATGACGCCTGGCACGACTTCCACGAGCGGTTCCTGCCCGCGGTCGCCGAGGAGTTGGGGAAGCAACTCGTCCCGAATTACATCGTCAAGATCGACGAGCACGTCTACGTCCACGACCTGGCGGGGGAGCCCCGACGGTTCGCCGGGAGGGCGGACGTGGCGGTCGGGCCGACGCCGGGGAGGGAGGGCACGAGGGCAGGCGGCGGGGTGATCGAGGCGCCGGCGACGCTCGAGATGCCGGAGGTCGATACCGAGCGGCTGGCGTTCGTCGAGGTCAGGGACCGCCGGAACCGGGAGCTGATCGCGGTCGTCGAGCTGCTCAGCCCGTCGAACAAGCGGGCGGGCCGGGACCGCGAACAGTACCTGGCGAAGCGGGGACAGTTGCTGGCGGGGGACGTCCACTACGTCGAGATCGATCTGATCCGGGGAGGCCAGCCGATGCCTCCCGGGGATCGGCCGGACTGCTCGTATTCGGTGCTGGTGAGCCGGGCCGAGCGGAGGTCGAGGGCGGACTTCTGGCCGATCGGGCTCCGCGATCCGTTGCCGGTGATCCCCGTCCCCGTCCGGCACCCGGACCCGGACGCCCGGCTCGACCTCCAGCAAATCCTGCATCGGATTTACGACGCGGCCGGCTATCATTACTACATCTACGACGGCCGCCCCGAGCCCCCGCTCGCTCCCGAGGACGCCGCCTGGGCGGCCTCGCTCGTCCCCTCCCCCGGGCCGACCCCGAACCCGAACCCGACCGACCCACCGGACCTCCCATGA